The following proteins are encoded in a genomic region of Fundidesulfovibrio putealis DSM 16056:
- a CDS encoding tyrosine-type recombinase/integrase — protein sequence MAARWNRTPYPGVRYREHPSRKHNGKPDRYFSIRYYINYKDCEEGLGWASDGWNAEKAHKILAKIKEGVKTGAGAQSLGELRAEAEAHRANQEIEARRSDLQRMTLSTFIVEHFLPEIKLCKRTWMDDKGRIDKHIHAKLGALPLCAINKNDIRAFLDFLRETGASEATALHYMAILRRIFNMARVTVVEGTPLFTGRSPMEGVALPKPKNGRERFLSYEEADRLVEGAKGAAQPDLHAAIVMALNTGMRLGEILRLEWVDVDLKHGIITIREEADRKPGGKVFINADLETVLMERFSIRGQSRLVLAPPKGGRERSSLTHRFSELVVSLGFNEHVTDARHKVVFHTLRHTFASWLAMAGTDIYRIKTLMRHKTITMTMRYAHLIPDATRAAVHNLRPDNGATGF from the coding sequence ATGGCAGCACGATGGAATCGCACTCCGTACCCTGGCGTACGCTACCGGGAACACCCCTCCCGCAAGCACAACGGCAAGCCCGACCGGTATTTCAGCATCCGCTATTACATCAACTACAAGGATTGCGAGGAAGGGCTCGGCTGGGCCTCGGACGGCTGGAATGCCGAAAAGGCTCACAAGATTCTCGCCAAGATCAAAGAGGGCGTAAAGACGGGGGCGGGGGCGCAGAGTCTCGGCGAACTCCGGGCCGAAGCTGAAGCTCACCGCGCGAACCAGGAGATTGAGGCGAGGCGGAGCGATTTGCAACGCATGACGCTTTCCACGTTCATCGTGGAGCACTTCCTGCCGGAAATTAAGCTCTGCAAGCGCACCTGGATGGACGACAAGGGCCGGATCGACAAGCACATTCACGCCAAGCTGGGAGCGCTCCCGCTCTGCGCAATCAACAAGAACGACATCCGCGCCTTCCTGGACTTCCTGCGTGAGACCGGGGCATCTGAGGCCACCGCACTGCACTATATGGCCATTCTTCGCCGAATCTTCAACATGGCCCGCGTCACTGTTGTCGAGGGGACTCCTCTGTTTACGGGCCGAAGCCCCATGGAAGGAGTTGCCCTTCCAAAGCCGAAGAACGGTCGGGAGCGGTTTCTCAGCTACGAAGAGGCCGACCGGCTTGTCGAGGGAGCCAAGGGGGCAGCCCAGCCGGACCTCCATGCGGCCATAGTCATGGCCCTCAACACGGGCATGCGCCTTGGTGAAATACTGCGCCTTGAGTGGGTGGACGTCGATCTTAAGCACGGCATCATCACCATCCGGGAAGAGGCCGACAGAAAACCCGGAGGCAAGGTCTTCATCAACGCCGACCTGGAAACCGTCCTCATGGAGCGTTTCTCGATCCGTGGCCAGTCCCGCCTTGTCCTGGCTCCACCGAAGGGAGGGCGGGAGCGCAGTTCCCTCACGCACCGCTTTTCCGAACTTGTTGTCTCTCTGGGCTTCAATGAGCACGTGACCGACGCCAGGCACAAGGTTGTGTTTCACACTTTGCGCCACACGTTCGCTTCCTGGCTGGCCATGGCCGGGACGGACATCTACCGCATCAAGACCTTGATGCGGCACAAGACCATCACTATGACCATGCGCTACGCTCATCTCATACCTGACGCCACCAGGGCTGCCGTGCATAACCTGCGTCCGGACAACGGGGCTACAGGCTTTTAA